CTGCATGGCCCCGACGGCGCCGAGGACCGGTGTGGGGTCGCCCCCGGGGTCGTGCAGCACCTGGACCACCCCCTCGCGCTCGAGCTGGTGCAGGCCCCGGCGGAACTGCTTGTGGCGCGATGGGTCGGCCGGGCGGGCGGCCGCGAACATCTCGGGGGCGAACGTGGGGATGGGCGGGAAGGTGACCGGTTCACCCTCGAACAGTGAGTCGCCGATGGCCAGGTCAGTGGCGTTGACCACCCCGATGACGTCGCCCGGGTAGGCCTCGTCGATCGTGGCCCGCTCCGAGCCGAACACCGACGCCGCGTACTTGGTGGCGAACGGGCGGCCCGTGGGCCCGTGGGTGAGGACCATGCCCCGCTCGAAACGGCCCGAGTTGACCCGCACGAAGGCCACGTGGTCGCGGTGGGCGGGGTCCATGTTGGCCTGCACCTTGAACACGAACCCCGAGAAGGGGGCGTCGAGGGGCCGGAGGCGGCCGTCGGTGTCGAGCCGGGCCAAGGGCGCCGGGGCCAAGGCCACGACTGCGTCGAGCAGGTGGCGGACGCCGAAGTTGGTCAGGGCCGATCCGACGAAGACGGGCGTCGACTCACCGGCCAGGAACGACTTCTCGTCGTAGTCCGCCCCCACCGCGTCGAGCAGCGCGACCTCCTCGTGGGCCTGGTCCCAGGCCGGCCCCTCGGCGGGCGCCGCCTCCGTGGGCCCCACGATCTCCTCGGGTGCCTCGGTGGCCCCCCGGGCCGTGCGGGAGAAGCGGACGAACGAGCCGTCGCGCCGGTCGACCACCCCCCGGAAGTCGCCGGGGATGCCCACCGGCCAGGTGACGGGCGTGGGCCGCAGGCGGATCTGGTCCTCGATCTCGTCGAGCAACTCCAGCGGGCTGCGGCCGGGGCGGTCGTACTTGTTGAGGAACGTGATGATGGGCAACCCCCGGGCCCGGCACACCTCGAACAGCTTCAGGGTCTGGGACTCGATGCCCTTGGCCGTGTCGAGGACCATGATGGCGGCGTCGGCCGCGGCCAGCACCCGGTAGGTGTCCTCGGAGAAGTCGCGGTGGCCGGGCGTGTCGAGCAGGTTGACCATGTGGTCCCGGTAGCCGAACTGCAGGACGGTCGAGCTGATCGAGATGCCCCGCTGGCGCTCGATCTC
This window of the Actinomycetota bacterium genome carries:
- a CDS encoding peptide chain release factor 3, with the translated sequence MSGPALAAQAARRRTIAIISHPDAGKTTLTEKFLLYAGAVAEAGAVRARAGRRRTTSDWMEIERQRGISISSTVLQFGYRDHMVNLLDTPGHRDFSEDTYRVLAAADAAIMVLDTAKGIESQTLKLFEVCRARGLPIITFLNKYDRPGRSPLELLDEIEDQIRLRPTPVTWPVGIPGDFRGVVDRRDGSFVRFSRTARGATEAPEEIVGPTEAAPAEGPAWDQAHEEVALLDAVGADYDEKSFLAGESTPVFVGSALTNFGVRHLLDAVVALAPAPLARLDTDGRLRPLDAPFSGFVFKVQANMDPAHRDHVAFVRVNSGRFERGMVLTHGPTGRPFATKYAASVFGSERATIDEAYPGDVIGVVNATDLAIGDSLFEGEPVTFPPIPTFAPEMFAAARPADPSRHKQFRRGLHQLEREGVVQVLHDPGGDPTPVLGAVGAMQFEVASHRLAHEFGAPSVLTRTPYVVARFTDRETAAHLAGRDGAIVLARPDGRLVALFDNRSWLRRLEDDHPEWALDAIGTA